In a genomic window of Pseudomonadota bacterium:
- a CDS encoding DUF551 domain-containing protein: MTQTREEIERRLESFDDWSRSDMEDKANGAFFCGWAVETIRQLLDQTAPPAVREGGYLDEVVKFLCGQGPLNGVWFGEKPEGETGNFWWRKHLRKALNTRANIPSQEWRPIEEAPKDGTNVLLFNPAKGTTPFRVREAKWCVTKSGGSTWRLSSGPFWAHNEPTHWMPLPPPPEGE, translated from the coding sequence ATGACACAGACACGGGAAGAGATTGAACGCCGGCTTGAAAGTTTTGACGACTGGTCACGGTCAGACATGGAAGACAAAGCCAACGGGGCTTTCTTCTGCGGCTGGGCAGTTGAAACCATCCGCCAGCTTCTGGACCAGACAGCACCGCCCGCGGTGAGAGAGGGGGGTTACTTAGATGAGGTAGTAAAGTTTCTATGCGGTCAAGGTCCTCTTAATGGGGTTTGGTTTGGAGAAAAGCCGGAAGGTGAGACAGGGAATTTTTGGTGGAGAAAACATCTAAGAAAAGCTCTGAACACACGAGCGAATATTCCATCACAAGAGTGGAGGCCGATAGAGGAAGCGCCGAAAGATGGGACAAATGTGCTTCTTTTTAACCCAGCTAAGGGGACAACACCATTTCGGGTTCGAGAGGCAAAATGGTGTGTCACAAAAAGTGGTGGAAGTACCTGGCGATTGTCTTCTGGCCCCTTTTGGGCGCACAACGAACCCACCCACTGGATGCCCCTTCCCCCGCCGCCAGAGGGAGAGTGA
- a CDS encoding DNA cytosine methyltransferase: protein MRVLVACEYSATVRDAFAARGHDAWSCDLLPSEGDPAKHIQRDVLEVLDRDWDMVIAHPPCTYLANSGVRWLDTQPGRREKMKEAVAFFYEFLNCRAPKVCIENPIQHGHCQIRKQDQVVQPWMFGENETKAVCLWLKGLPKLVPAISEKPPGVVQRVWRMAPGPERQKERSRFFKGIAEAMAEQWGKA from the coding sequence GTGAGGGTCCTGGTTGCCTGCGAATATTCAGCCACTGTGAGGGATGCATTTGCCGCCCGTGGGCACGACGCCTGGAGCTGCGACCTGCTGCCCTCAGAGGGTGATCCTGCAAAACACATACAGAGGGACGTGCTGGAAGTACTGGACAGGGACTGGGACATGGTCATAGCTCATCCGCCCTGTACATATCTGGCGAATTCGGGGGTTCGGTGGCTGGACACACAGCCAGGGCGCAGGGAAAAAATGAAAGAGGCTGTCGCGTTCTTTTACGAATTCCTGAATTGTCGGGCACCGAAGGTTTGTATTGAAAATCCCATACAGCACGGACACTGTCAGATCCGCAAACAGGATCAGGTTGTCCAGCCATGGATGTTTGGCGAAAACGAGACCAAGGCCGTCTGCCTCTGGTTGAAGGGGCTTCCGAAGCTGGTCCCTGCTATTTCGGAAAAACCGCCGGGTGTTGTGCAGCGCGTCTGGAGAATGGCACCGGGACCGGAGCGGCAGAAGGAAAGATCCCGTTTCTTCAAGGGGATTGCAGAAGCCATGGCAGAACAATGGGGCAAGGCATGA